From Cellulomonas fimi ATCC 484, a single genomic window includes:
- a CDS encoding solute symporter family protein — translation MSAVVRTATEQIGDPLVNIAIFGAFVLVTLVIVFRASRNNRTAADYYAAGRSFTGPQNGTAIAGDYLSAASFLGICGAIAINGYDGFLYSIGFLVAWLVALLLVAELLRNTGRFTMADVLSFRLRQRPVRMAAALSTLAVVFFYLLAQMAGAGGLVALLLGIDDRAAQGVVIAVVGALMILYVLVGGMKGTTWVQIIKAVLLIAGAGVMTLWVLSKYGFNLSDLLQGAIDQAGEGGEALVEPGKQYGASAMSQLNFVSLALALVLGTAGLPHVLMRFYTVPSAKEARRSVVWAIWLIGIFYLFTLVLGYGAGALVGPETITSAPGGVNSAAPLLAYELGGTILLGIISAVAFATILAVVAGLTITAAASFAHDIYANWLKRGEVKPDGEVRVARITVVAIGILAIVGGIFANGQNVAFLVALAFAVAASANLPTILYSLFWKRFNTSGALWSMYGGLISCIVLIAISPVVSGKVDPTTGASLSMIRDTSIDFHLIPLENPGIISIPLAFLLGIVGTLLSKEQPHPEKFAEMEVRSLTGAGAEKAVAH, via the coding sequence GTGAGCGCCGTGGTCCGCACCGCGACCGAGCAGATCGGCGACCCGCTCGTCAACATCGCGATCTTCGGTGCCTTCGTCCTCGTGACGCTCGTCATCGTGTTCCGTGCGTCGCGGAACAACCGCACCGCTGCCGACTACTACGCGGCCGGGCGGTCGTTCACCGGCCCGCAGAACGGCACCGCGATCGCGGGCGACTACCTGTCCGCGGCGTCGTTCCTCGGCATCTGCGGCGCGATCGCGATCAACGGCTACGACGGGTTCCTCTACTCGATCGGGTTCCTCGTCGCGTGGCTCGTCGCGCTCCTGCTGGTCGCGGAGCTGCTGCGCAACACGGGCCGGTTCACGATGGCCGACGTCCTGTCGTTCCGGTTGCGCCAGCGGCCCGTCCGGATGGCGGCGGCCCTGTCGACCCTCGCGGTCGTGTTCTTCTACCTGCTCGCGCAGATGGCCGGCGCGGGCGGGCTCGTCGCGCTCCTGCTCGGCATCGACGACCGCGCAGCGCAGGGTGTCGTCATCGCCGTCGTGGGCGCGCTGATGATCCTGTACGTGCTGGTCGGCGGCATGAAGGGCACCACGTGGGTGCAGATCATCAAGGCGGTGCTGCTCATCGCGGGCGCCGGCGTGATGACGCTGTGGGTGCTCTCGAAGTACGGCTTCAACCTGTCCGACCTGCTGCAGGGCGCGATCGACCAGGCCGGGGAGGGCGGTGAGGCGCTCGTCGAGCCGGGCAAGCAGTACGGCGCGAGCGCCATGAGCCAGCTCAACTTCGTGTCGCTCGCCCTCGCCCTCGTGCTCGGCACGGCGGGTCTGCCGCACGTGCTCATGCGCTTCTACACGGTGCCGTCGGCCAAGGAGGCGCGCCGGTCCGTCGTCTGGGCGATCTGGCTCATCGGCATCTTCTACCTGTTCACGCTCGTCCTCGGGTACGGCGCGGGCGCGCTCGTGGGCCCGGAGACGATCACGTCGGCACCCGGCGGCGTGAACTCGGCGGCGCCGCTGCTCGCGTACGAGCTCGGCGGGACGATCCTGCTCGGCATCATCTCGGCGGTCGCCTTCGCGACGATCCTCGCCGTGGTCGCCGGGCTCACGATCACCGCCGCGGCGTCGTTCGCCCACGACATCTACGCCAACTGGCTCAAGCGGGGCGAGGTCAAGCCCGACGGGGAGGTCCGCGTCGCGCGGATCACGGTGGTCGCGATCGGCATCCTGGCGATCGTCGGGGGCATCTTCGCCAACGGCCAGAACGTCGCGTTCCTCGTCGCCCTGGCGTTCGCGGTCGCGGCCAGCGCGAACCTGCCGACGATCCTCTACTCGCTGTTCTGGAAGAGGTTCAACACGTCGGGCGCGCTGTGGAGCATGTACGGCGGTCTGATCTCGTGCATCGTGCTCATCGCGATCTCGCCGGTCGTGTCCGGCAAGGTCGACCCCACGACCGGGGCGAGCCTGTCGATGATCCGGGACACGAGCATCGACTTCCACCTCATCCCGCTCGAGAACCCCGGGATCATCTCGATCCCGCTCGCGTTCCTGCTCGGGATCGTCGGGACGCTGCTGAGCAAGGAGCAGCCGCACCCCGAGAAGTTCGCCGAGATGGAGGTCCGCTCGCTCACCGGGGCGGGCGCCGAGAAGGCCGTGGCGCACTGA
- a CDS encoding class I SAM-dependent methyltransferase: MSESAQPPGTPSSEPLADAGYRDVPDAEGGAAGRTWWDANAREYLDEHGDFLGPAEFTWCPEGLREDDAHLLGDVTGRRVLEIGAGAAQCTRWLREHGALAVATDVSGGMLAQGRAYDAAAGSSTPLVQADARALPFADGAFDVVFTAFGAIPFVPDADRVHAEAARLLRRGGRWVFAVTHPLRWAFPDDPSEHGLTAARSYFDRRPYVETGASGRVLYAEYHRTVGDHVAELVGAGFVLERLVEPEWPAGHERTWGGWGPVRGALLPGTAIFVCRSARRA; this comes from the coding sequence ATGTCCGAATCTGCGCAGCCCCCCGGCACACCGTCCTCGGAGCCGCTGGCCGACGCGGGGTACCGCGACGTCCCCGACGCCGAGGGCGGCGCGGCCGGGCGGACCTGGTGGGACGCGAACGCGCGCGAGTACCTCGACGAGCACGGGGATTTCCTCGGCCCCGCGGAGTTCACGTGGTGCCCGGAGGGCCTGCGGGAGGACGACGCGCACCTGCTGGGGGACGTCACCGGGCGGCGCGTGCTCGAGATCGGGGCGGGCGCGGCGCAGTGCACCCGCTGGCTGCGCGAGCACGGTGCCCTCGCGGTCGCGACCGACGTCTCCGGCGGGATGCTCGCGCAGGGGCGCGCGTACGACGCCGCGGCCGGGTCGAGCACCCCCCTCGTGCAGGCCGACGCGCGCGCCCTGCCGTTCGCGGACGGCGCGTTCGACGTGGTGTTCACCGCGTTCGGCGCGATCCCGTTCGTGCCCGACGCGGACCGCGTGCACGCCGAGGCGGCACGCCTGCTGCGGCGCGGTGGCCGGTGGGTGTTCGCGGTGACGCACCCGCTGCGCTGGGCGTTCCCCGACGACCCGTCCGAGCACGGGCTCACGGCCGCCCGGTCGTACTTCGACCGCCGCCCCTACGTCGAGACGGGCGCGTCGGGCCGCGTGCTGTACGCGGAGTACCACCGCACGGTCGGCGACCACGTGGCGGAGCTCGTCGGCGCCGGGTTCGTGCTCGAGCGGCTCGTCGAGCCCGAGTGGCCCGCCGGGCACGAGCGGACGTGGGGCGGCTGGGGGCCGGTGCGCGGTGCGCTGCTGCCGGGCACCGCGATCTTCGTCTGCCGGTCGGCCCGCCGCGCCTGA
- a CDS encoding DUF485 domain-containing protein, with protein sequence MTDTFSDTPETDYQRVQRSAEFQALRRRFRNFVFPMTALFLVWYFLYVLLSTYAHDFMGTRVWGTITVGLLFGLGQFVSTFAITMIYARWANNRQDQVAERLRRHIEEGSLDGGEVA encoded by the coding sequence ATGACCGACACGTTCAGCGACACCCCAGAGACCGACTACCAGCGCGTGCAGCGCAGCGCCGAGTTCCAGGCGCTGCGCCGGCGCTTCCGGAACTTCGTGTTCCCCATGACGGCCCTGTTCCTCGTCTGGTACTTCCTCTACGTCCTGCTCTCCACGTACGCGCACGACTTCATGGGCACGCGCGTGTGGGGGACCATCACGGTCGGCCTGCTGTTCGGGCTCGGCCAGTTCGTGTCGACGTTCGCGATCACGATGATCTACGCGCGGTGGGCGAACAACCGGCAGGACCAGGTCGCCGAGCGGCTGCGCCGGCACATCGAGGAAGGCTCGCTCGACGGCGGTGAGGTCGCGTGA